One genomic window of Pocillopora verrucosa isolate sample1 chromosome 8, ASM3666991v2, whole genome shotgun sequence includes the following:
- the LOC131779969 gene encoding soluble guanylate cyclase 88E, whose protein sequence is MYGLLLENFRSVLLEKYGETVWNKIVEKSGTRHHTFATHKVYSEDIMVRLVQAALEVTNASRETLTEEIGLHFLGFIGQYGYDRILKVLGRHMRDFLNGLDNLHEYLRFTYPKLKAPSFFCENETESGLTLHYRSSRKGFLYYVIGQIKAVGQFFYHIEVDVEVLEYNENKEGSYALFQLTFDNSVYMETRRRPKRHSVISLNGDTGSLKIPMEIFYEVFPFHIVFDRDMAISSTGNSLEAILPALPGKTIVSQFTLVRPFVHFTWENVTLHTNVVFELQSIKPVLQNSAAFVENGANGEMVLNGTDKGVSNELCYIHLKGQMLYMEDWQSMVYLATPIIEKLDVMCSLGLYINDLSMHDSSRDLVLAGTQQSAELRLALDQELIKSAKLEESMKELDIEKRRTDSLLYQMIPRTVADRLRQGEPALNTCEMFHDVSVLFSDVVGFTHICSLISPMEVVTMLNNMYTVFDQISEQHNVYKVETIGDAYMVVSGVPERSMYHAEHVADLALDMIAAMPTLGDPSKSSEYLKIRIGVHTGMVVAGVVGLKMPRYCLFGDTVNTASRMESTGLAMKIHVSETTYSCLQAANYLMKQRGSIDIKGKGGMKTFWLVGKKDGGEAVQSYMSMVGGHTTAIGGHHQGEMSHATMGSHTFQPKADSVPEEEELIETEDDVVIPQKDCPVAYYGHVPHTPHSSNNGVLFQWEKVNFKEDTLIEVDNPAVEEKQNKSDMKNGPNTKKEVKANNSNSTLTTMCSLF, encoded by the exons ATGTACGGCTTGCTTTTGGAGAATTTTCGCAGTGTCTTGCTAGAGAAATATGGTGAAACGGTGTGGAACAAAATTGTGGAGAAGTCTGGAACACGGCATCATACATTTGCCACTCACAAGGTATATTCCGAGGATATCATGGTACGTCTTGTACAAGCAGCTCTGGAAGTAACGAATGCAAGCAGAGAAACACTTACCGAAGAAATCGGCCTTCATTTTCTCGGATTCATAGGTCAGTACGGTTACGACAGGATTTTGAAAGTCCTCGGCCGGCACATGAGAGATTTCCTAAATGGTCTGGATAATCTCCACGAGTACTTGCGGTTCACTTACCCGAAGCTAAAAGCACCGTCGTTTTTCTGTGAAAATGAGACAGAGAGTGGCCTCACGTTACATTATCGATCCTCAAGGAAAGGGTTTCTGTATTACGTGATTGGCCAGATAAAAGCAGTCGGTCAATTCTTCTACCACATTGAAGTGGACGTCGAAGTGTTGGagtacaatgaaaacaaagaaggcAGTTACGCCTTGTTTCAACTCACATTCGACAACAGTGTTTATATGGAAACACGTCGACGACCTAAACGTCACTCTGTCATATCCCTCAATGGCGACACCGGCAGCTTGAAGATACCGATGGAAATTTTCTACGAGGTTTTTCCATTTCACATTGTCTTTGATCGAGACATGGCAATTTCCAGCACTGGAAATAGCTTGGAAGCTATATTGCCCGCTCTTCCTGGAAAAACTATTGTCTCACAGTTCACACTCGTTCGACCTTTCGTCCATTTTACATGGGAAAAC GTTACATTGCATACAAATGTGGTATTTGAATTACAGTCCATCAAGCCTGTGTTACAGAATAGTGCTGCTTTTGTGGAGAATGGTGCAAATGGAGAAATGGTTTTAAATGGAACTGATAAAGGTGTCTCCAATGAATTATGTTATATCCATCTTAAGGGACAGATGCTGTATATGGAAGACTGGCAATCAATGGTATACCTTGCTACTCCGAT CATTGAAAAGTTGGATGTGATGTGCTCCCTTGGATTGTACATCAATGACCTGAGCATGCACGACTCAAGCAGAGACCTTGTGCTTGCTGGAACACAGCAGTCAGCAGAACTCAGGCTGGCTCTTGATCAG gaATTGATCAAAAGTGCAAAGCTTGAGGAGAGCATGAAGGAACTGGACATTGAGAAGAGGCGCACTGACTCACTGCTCTATCAAATGATCCCCAGAACAGTTGCAGATCGCCTCAGGCAGGGTGAACCAGCTCTGAATACTTGCGAG atgttCCATGATGTGTCTGTGCTGTTCAGTGATGTGGTTGGATTTACACACATTTGTTCACTTATTAGCCCCATGGAAGTGGTGACCATGTTGAACAATATGTACACTGTGTTTGACCAGATCAGTGAGCAGCATAATGTCTACAAA GTGGAGACAATTGGTGATGCATACATGGTGGTGAGTGGTGTCCCTGAAAGGAGTATGTATCATGCAGAACATGTTGCAGACCTTGCACTGGATATGATAGCTGCCATGCCAACACTCGGTGATCCATCAAAATCAAGTGAATATCTTAAGATAAGGATAG GTGTACATACTGGTATGGTTGTAGCAGGTGTTGTTGGTTTGAAAATGCCTCGGTATTGTTTGTTTGGTGACACTGTCAACACTGCTTCTAGGATGGAGTCTACAGGATTG GCCATGAAAATTCATGTTAGTGAGACAACTTACAGTTGTTTACAAGCTGCTAACTATCTCATGAAGCAAAGAGGGAGTATTGATATCAAG GGAAAGGGAGGAATGAAGACTTTCTGGCTTGTTGGTAAGAAAGATGGAGGAGAAGCGGTCCAGTCTTATATGTCTATGGTGGGAGGCCACACTACTGCAATTGGGGGACACCATCAGGGGGAAATGTCTCATGCTACCATGGGGAGCCATACTTTTCAGCCCAAGGCTGATTCTGTGCCTGAAGAGGAGGAACTCATTGAAACAGAAGATGATGTAGTGATACCACAGAAAGACTGTCCAGTTGCCTACTATGGTCATGTTCCTCACACACCACACAGCTCTAATAATGGAGTTCTCTTCCAATGGGAAAAG gtcaatTTTAAAGAAGATACTTTAATAGAGGTAGACAATCCTGCTGTggaagagaaacaaaacaaatcagacatGAAAAATGGACCAAATACCAAGAAGGAAGTAAAGGCCAACAATTCCAATTCGACACTAACCACCATGTGCAGTCTTTTCTAA